A region of Paenibacillus sp. JNUCC-31 DNA encodes the following proteins:
- a CDS encoding DEAD/DEAH box helicase family protein, producing the protein MKFIIIFGPQAVGKMTVGQELEKITDLKLFHNHMTIELVSPYFSYGTTQGKRLVNLFRQEIFEEVAKSELPGLIFTFVWAFDMQEDWAYIRQISEMFESRGAQVCYVELEADSTERLERNKSPHRLLHKATKRNIEWSEQDLISSMEKHRLNSEPGEITHEHYIRINNTHKSATEVARLIQEQFNL; encoded by the coding sequence ATGAAGTTCATTATTATTTTTGGTCCACAGGCTGTGGGGAAAATGACGGTGGGTCAGGAATTGGAGAAGATCACCGATTTAAAATTGTTTCACAATCATATGACGATTGAACTGGTGTCCCCTTATTTCAGTTATGGTACAACTCAAGGAAAGAGACTTGTTAATCTATTCCGTCAGGAGATTTTTGAAGAAGTGGCGAAGAGCGAGCTGCCCGGTTTGATTTTTACATTTGTGTGGGCATTCGATATGCAAGAAGATTGGGCATACATTCGCCAAATCAGCGAGATGTTTGAATCCAGAGGTGCACAGGTATGCTATGTGGAACTGGAGGCTGATTCAACGGAACGACTGGAGCGTAACAAGAGTCCACATCGGCTGCTGCACAAAGCAACGAAGCGTAATATCGAATGGTCCGAGCAGGATCTGATTTCGAGCATGGAGAAACATCGATTGAATTCAGAACCGGGAGAGATAACGCACGAGCATTATATTCGGATCAATAACACACATAAGAGTGCAACAGAAGTGGCGCGGCTAATCCAAGAACAATTCAATCTGTAA
- a CDS encoding acyltransferase, with amino-acid sequence MNQPVNRPRRIEYLDLYRAFAIMAVVAIHATSTAVAHYPKHTLDHDFYYFWNSFLQFAVPAFLFLSSLVLFYNYSSKMKEKGWMPAFYKKRLFYIFVPYLAWSIIYFTIKQLLAGKNPFVHVDQFSEQLLTGTAHTHLYFFLIILQFYVVFPMLLSLTRYRLFNKYVPLFFIAAQAAFYALHLQFHFSRMGSLLPSYLIVIGFGAWIGLNFDTALKKLFSYRYALIAALLSGGAVFIYGNTYVKTAFAAYPALTYTLLFLFRNLFTLSACLLLLVVCERIGAWKQNGSNRATRILNSLGTVAFGIFLIHPLVLLFWRRELTVEFAPHFSLGIILSYVVAILLSWMIAMGLRRMKWGWVLIGR; translated from the coding sequence ATGAATCAACCGGTTAATCGGCCCCGACGTATTGAGTATCTGGATCTCTATCGTGCTTTTGCCATCATGGCAGTTGTCGCCATTCATGCCACTTCAACGGCAGTTGCACATTATCCCAAACATACGCTGGATCATGACTTTTATTATTTTTGGAACAGCTTTCTGCAATTCGCTGTCCCGGCATTTCTGTTTCTGTCTTCCTTGGTGTTGTTCTACAATTACAGCTCCAAAATGAAGGAAAAGGGCTGGATGCCCGCTTTTTATAAAAAGCGATTATTTTATATTTTTGTGCCTTACCTGGCCTGGTCCATCATTTATTTCACCATCAAACAGTTGCTTGCAGGTAAAAACCCCTTTGTACATGTGGATCAGTTTTCAGAGCAATTGTTAACCGGTACAGCGCACACACACTTATATTTTTTTCTAATTATTTTGCAATTTTATGTGGTCTTTCCAATGCTTCTATCGCTTACGCGCTATCGTTTATTTAATAAATATGTACCGTTGTTCTTTATTGCGGCACAGGCTGCTTTTTACGCGTTGCATTTGCAGTTTCATTTCTCTCGGATGGGGAGCTTGCTGCCCAGTTACCTGATCGTTATTGGATTCGGTGCCTGGATTGGGTTGAACTTTGATACGGCATTGAAGAAACTGTTCTCCTACCGTTATGCGCTGATTGCTGCATTGTTGAGCGGAGGAGCTGTCTTTATTTATGGCAATACTTATGTAAAAACGGCTTTTGCCGCATATCCGGCGCTAACCTATACGTTGCTGTTTCTTTTCCGTAATTTATTTACCCTTTCGGCTTGTTTGCTCTTGCTGGTCGTATGTGAACGAATCGGCGCATGGAAACAGAATGGATCTAATCGGGCAACTCGCATTCTGAACTCTTTGGGTACGGTGGCTTTCGGTATCTTTTTGATTCATCCGTTAGTGCTGCTTTTCTGGAGACGAGAACTCACGGTGGAGTTCGCTCCTCATTTCAGCCTTGGCATTATACTTTCTTATGTTGTGGCGATTTTGCTTTCATGGATGATTGCCATGGGACTCCGACGAATGAAGTGGGGATGGGTTCTGATCGGACGTTAA
- a CDS encoding GNAT family N-acetyltransferase, giving the protein MGKEKVRLVRPSAEYKETYLAFYQDWLASGESMVPWVIAKEPYPFEEMVASLQRSEQGMDIPEGWVQDSTYWLVTESDRVVGAVNVRHELNEKLFHSGGHIGYGIRPGERQNGYGSEILKLSLEITKELGITKVLVVCDAHNEASKRVILRNGGIQDEDYIEADGNVVERFWINRVE; this is encoded by the coding sequence ATGGGAAAAGAAAAAGTTAGACTGGTCAGACCTTCAGCGGAATATAAGGAAACGTATTTGGCATTTTATCAAGACTGGCTCGCAAGTGGAGAATCGATGGTACCCTGGGTGATTGCCAAAGAACCTTACCCCTTCGAGGAGATGGTAGCATCTCTCCAGCGTAGTGAACAAGGCATGGATATCCCGGAAGGCTGGGTTCAGGACAGTACATACTGGCTCGTGACAGAGAGTGATCGAGTGGTTGGAGCCGTAAATGTACGGCATGAGTTGAATGAGAAACTATTCCATAGCGGAGGGCATATCGGTTACGGAATTCGTCCAGGGGAGCGACAGAATGGATATGGTTCCGAGATCCTCAAGCTTTCTTTGGAAATTACGAAAGAACTCGGAATCACGAAAGTATTGGTCGTTTGTGATGCACATAATGAGGCCTCCAAAAGAGTTATTCTTCGTAATGGAGGTATCCAGGATGAAGACTATATAGAAGCAGATGGTAACGTAGTCGAACGGTTCTGGATCAATCGTGTCGAATAA
- a CDS encoding VOC family protein, with the protein MTTGKILGIAYNVIPVTNVEKSAAWFVNHFGFNIRQPREGYISLFRDNRPILDLIESDHDSRAVFQVKHKKRWVITFFTDDIVKLHTQLTAGHVSVGQVSDEGIYGKFFTFEDLDGNLFDVWEHHDCELVY; encoded by the coding sequence TTGACGACGGGAAAAATACTGGGTATTGCCTACAATGTCATTCCTGTGACAAATGTAGAGAAGTCAGCAGCTTGGTTTGTGAATCATTTTGGATTCAATATTAGGCAACCCAGAGAAGGCTATATTAGCCTCTTTAGAGACAATAGACCGATTCTCGATCTGATTGAAAGTGATCATGATTCCAGAGCTGTATTTCAAGTGAAGCATAAAAAGAGATGGGTTATCACCTTTTTTACGGACGATATCGTTAAGCTGCATACTCAACTCACTGCTGGTCATGTCAGCGTTGGTCAAGTCAGTGATGAAGGCATTTATGGAAAGTTTTTTACATTCGAGGATCTCGATGGTAACCTGTTTGATGTATGGGAACATCACGACTGTGAATTAGTCTACTAG
- a CDS encoding alpha-L-rhamnosidase yields MLTVSHLRCEYKINPIGLDMKSPRLSWKLQSDRRNCVQSAYQIQLSLTESFELIEWDSGKKNSDQSIHVELDHWLPNARTRYYYRIRAWEVAGDESSWSDTAFFEMGLMGSGNAWKADWIKAPFDGETDVSCPRFHRLFDLHKSVTSAKIYVTALGLYELHLNDRRVGQDYFTPGWTSYGKRLQYQVYDVTDLLQNGENILGAYLGDGWYRGHLGWNKEQKIFGTDSALLLELHIRYTDGSEEHILSNPDWKVATSAIRMSDIYMGETYDARMESNWTNAPTENWSPVDVLDYTKDIIVAQENVPVTQIEHLQPIALLTTPQGDRVLDMGQNMVGWVRFSIQGEAGHTVELRHAEILDHEGNFYIENLRGATQCIRYTLKGGELETYEPHFTFQGFRYVKLIGFPDDVHLNDFTGVVLHSDMERTGNFTCSSPLVNQLHHNILWGQKGNFLDVPTDCPQRDERLGWTGDAQMFVRTASYLMNTAPFFTKWLRDLEADQGEDGGIPFFVPDLRSSTSEGWGNTNHSSAAWGDAAVICPWTIYEMYGDVRLLAEQYDSMKRWVSYIHAQGDNPYLWNTGFHFGDWLGLDSKPDSYIGATDKDYVATAFYAYSVSLTHKAAEVLGHADDAAYYDKLHDNIVAAFQDEFVTPSGKIAVPTQTAHVLALQFDLLDSKARNRTIDQLGKLVADAGNHLTTGFVGTPYLNPVLSDTGHHNLAYTLLFQEDYPSWLYQVTQGATTVWEHWDGIREDGSLWSADMNSFNHYAYGAIGEWLYRYVAGINTDEHQPGFRIVHIEPKPGPGLEWVEANLETMYGPVASSWYRRENNQMDVRVTIPANTTGTILLPGAEVQTVLENGKPLDQVSDIHDVQTQGSDVRIVLGSGSYLFIYKVLEADQEVHAQQVESV; encoded by the coding sequence ATGTTGACCGTTAGCCATCTGCGTTGTGAGTATAAAATAAATCCGATTGGACTGGACATGAAATCCCCCAGATTAAGCTGGAAGCTGCAGTCTGATCGGCGGAACTGCGTACAATCGGCATACCAGATTCAATTATCTTTGACCGAGAGTTTTGAGCTGATAGAATGGGATTCCGGCAAAAAGAACTCCGATCAGTCCATTCATGTAGAACTGGACCATTGGCTGCCCAACGCACGAACCCGCTATTACTATCGAATTCGTGCCTGGGAGGTTGCGGGCGATGAATCGAGCTGGTCTGACACAGCATTCTTTGAGATGGGGCTTATGGGGAGCGGGAATGCCTGGAAGGCAGATTGGATTAAGGCTCCTTTTGATGGGGAGACCGATGTATCCTGCCCTCGCTTTCACAGGTTGTTTGACCTGCATAAGTCGGTAACCTCTGCCAAAATATATGTGACGGCACTTGGGTTATATGAGCTGCATTTAAATGATCGAAGAGTAGGCCAAGACTATTTCACCCCAGGCTGGACCAGTTATGGTAAGCGGTTGCAATATCAGGTCTATGATGTCACGGATCTGCTTCAGAATGGTGAGAACATCCTCGGTGCTTATCTCGGGGATGGATGGTACAGAGGACATTTAGGGTGGAACAAGGAGCAGAAAATCTTTGGAACGGATTCTGCTTTGCTGCTGGAGCTTCATATTCGTTATACGGATGGTTCGGAAGAACATATTCTCTCAAATCCGGACTGGAAGGTAGCCACAAGTGCTATACGCATGTCTGATATCTATATGGGAGAGACGTACGATGCCCGAATGGAGTCGAACTGGACAAATGCACCTACAGAGAATTGGTCGCCGGTGGATGTGCTGGATTACACCAAAGACATTATTGTTGCCCAGGAGAATGTGCCAGTTACCCAAATAGAGCATTTGCAACCCATTGCTTTACTAACAACCCCGCAAGGTGATCGCGTGCTCGACATGGGACAGAATATGGTCGGTTGGGTTAGATTCAGCATTCAGGGTGAAGCGGGTCATACGGTTGAGTTACGGCATGCCGAGATTTTGGATCATGAGGGGAACTTCTATATTGAAAATCTGCGTGGTGCAACACAATGTATTCGCTACACGTTAAAAGGCGGTGAACTCGAAACCTATGAGCCGCATTTTACGTTTCAGGGGTTCCGGTATGTAAAGCTAATTGGCTTCCCGGATGATGTCCATTTAAATGATTTTACCGGAGTGGTGCTGCATTCCGATATGGAACGGACAGGAAATTTTACATGTTCCAGCCCGCTTGTCAATCAGCTTCATCACAATATATTGTGGGGGCAAAAAGGGAACTTTCTTGACGTCCCGACCGACTGTCCGCAGCGGGATGAACGCCTTGGCTGGACAGGCGACGCACAGATGTTTGTACGCACAGCCTCCTATCTGATGAACACGGCACCGTTCTTTACCAAATGGCTGCGGGACCTGGAAGCTGACCAGGGGGAAGATGGAGGAATTCCTTTTTTTGTTCCTGATCTGAGGAGCTCGACGTCAGAGGGATGGGGAAATACCAATCACTCTTCTGCCGCCTGGGGTGATGCCGCGGTCATCTGTCCTTGGACGATTTATGAGATGTACGGGGATGTCAGGTTGTTGGCTGAGCAGTATGACAGCATGAAACGCTGGGTCAGCTACATTCATGCTCAAGGGGATAATCCATACCTGTGGAATACAGGCTTCCATTTCGGAGATTGGTTGGGTCTGGACTCCAAGCCGGATAGCTACATCGGTGCTACGGATAAGGATTATGTCGCTACGGCATTTTATGCATATTCCGTTTCATTAACACACAAAGCGGCTGAGGTGTTGGGGCATGCGGACGATGCAGCATATTATGATAAATTGCATGACAACATCGTTGCTGCGTTTCAAGATGAATTTGTAACACCGTCGGGCAAAATCGCAGTTCCCACACAGACAGCGCATGTACTCGCTCTGCAATTTGACCTTCTGGACTCCAAGGCAAGAAATCGTACCATTGATCAATTGGGGAAATTGGTTGCGGACGCAGGGAACCATCTGACCACCGGATTTGTGGGAACACCTTACCTGAATCCGGTACTGAGTGATACGGGACATCACAATCTGGCCTATACGCTACTTTTTCAGGAGGACTATCCATCCTGGTTATATCAAGTGACACAAGGTGCGACTACAGTTTGGGAGCATTGGGACGGAATCAGAGAGGACGGCAGTCTGTGGAGTGCTGACATGAATTCATTCAACCATTATGCGTACGGCGCCATTGGCGAGTGGTTATATCGCTATGTTGCGGGGATTAATACGGATGAACATCAGCCTGGCTTCCGGATCGTGCACATTGAACCCAAACCAGGACCTGGACTGGAGTGGGTGGAAGCGAATCTCGAAACGATGTATGGGCCTGTTGCATCAAGCTGGTATCGCCGTGAGAACAACCAGATGGATGTTCGTGTGACCATTCCTGCCAATACAACAGGTACAATCCTTCTTCCTGGAGCAGAGGTACAGACGGTTCTGGAGAACGGAAAACCGTTGGACCAAGTATCGGATATTCATGACGTTCAAACTCAGGGATCGGATGTACGAATTGTTCTGGGATCAGGGAGCTATCTATTCATTTACAAGGTACTTGAAGCGGATCAGGAAGTGCATGCACAACAAGTGGAGTCAGTATAA
- a CDS encoding AraC family transcriptional regulator: protein MNPSIQLFKSESFLQNNLKLFVNRCSENFDLPFHAHDFVEYSYVAEGKGFHHIGEDIIPVHKGMLFVIPVGVPHVFRPATSNASEHPLILYNCLFNSELIITLSVIIQEQEIGDHLNDLANNQIPYVSITDAGLRMEELMVKLYRESSVPSIIGSSTMLYTLVSQLVVTTYRQLYHELHDEQERPTDFEHILHYLDQHISERIRLNDLVRFSGWSEKHIGRMFLRYTGQTFGSYLQHLRIQKGCELLKSSQQKVSLIAEHVGYRDVDSFHAAFKKITGETPLVYRKKSRA from the coding sequence GTGAATCCATCCATCCAACTTTTCAAGAGTGAATCCTTTTTACAAAATAACCTGAAGCTCTTCGTAAACCGTTGCTCCGAAAATTTCGATCTGCCTTTTCATGCTCACGATTTCGTTGAATATAGCTATGTTGCAGAGGGAAAGGGCTTTCACCATATTGGTGAAGATATTATTCCCGTTCATAAAGGTATGCTTTTTGTGATTCCCGTCGGCGTGCCGCATGTCTTTCGTCCAGCGACTTCGAACGCCTCTGAACATCCGTTGATTCTATATAATTGTCTTTTTAATTCAGAGCTGATTATTACACTGTCAGTCATCATACAGGAACAAGAGATTGGAGATCACCTGAATGACTTGGCTAACAATCAGATTCCTTACGTATCGATTACGGATGCCGGTCTTCGAATGGAGGAGCTTATGGTGAAGCTATACCGCGAATCTTCCGTTCCCAGCATCATCGGATCTTCCACCATGTTATACACACTCGTCAGCCAACTGGTAGTGACAACCTACCGCCAGCTGTATCATGAACTCCATGATGAACAGGAGCGGCCAACCGATTTTGAGCATATCCTCCATTATCTGGACCAACACATTAGTGAACGAATTCGCCTGAATGATCTGGTCCGATTCTCCGGATGGAGTGAAAAGCATATTGGAAGGATGTTTCTTCGCTATACCGGGCAGACGTTTGGTTCGTATCTTCAGCATCTGCGGATACAAAAAGGCTGTGAGCTCTTAAAGAGTTCACAGCAGAAAGTCAGCCTCATTGCGGAACATGTTGGTTACCGGGATGTCGATTCGTTTCACGCTGCATTCAAAAAAATTACGGGTGAGACCCCACTGGTTTACCGCAAAAAATCCAGAGCATAA
- a CDS encoding 5' nucleotidase, NT5C type produces MRKPIIAVDMDDTICHLVQRAIYHNNINFPTHPLRYEDMIHWDTSHLRHPDSTHDVFYGRPGLFEELELYDEYVVEEMKKLNEAYDVIVVTAAEPRTVVEKWNWLQRHMPFISAEQFITCKRKNLLGFDLLIDDGAHNLIPALNDGKKVICIPHPWNLNEREQYQFPLMSSWKGAKEYIDDLLKTVHV; encoded by the coding sequence ATGAGAAAACCTATTATTGCTGTAGATATGGATGACACGATATGTCATCTGGTCCAGCGAGCGATTTATCATAACAACATCAACTTCCCAACCCATCCGCTACGTTATGAGGATATGATCCACTGGGATACATCCCACTTGCGTCATCCGGACAGCACCCATGATGTATTTTATGGTCGGCCGGGTCTGTTCGAGGAGTTGGAACTGTACGACGAGTATGTTGTAGAAGAGATGAAGAAGTTGAATGAGGCCTATGATGTCATTGTTGTGACGGCAGCGGAACCGAGAACGGTTGTGGAGAAATGGAACTGGCTTCAGCGGCATATGCCTTTTATTTCTGCGGAACAGTTTATTACGTGCAAAAGAAAAAATCTGCTCGGCTTCGATCTGTTAATTGATGATGGAGCACATAATCTCATCCCGGCGCTGAACGATGGCAAAAAAGTGATCTGCATCCCTCATCCATGGAATCTGAATGAACGGGAGCAGTACCAGTTTCCCTTAATGTCATCCTGGAAAGGTGCCAAGGAATACATAGATGATCTTTTGAAAACGGTGCATGTATAG
- a CDS encoding glycoside hydrolase family 1 protein, giving the protein MINRQGFPEGFLWGGAIAANQAEGGFDAGGKGWSTADMVPYFEKKDYTNLRELMHVTSATVEKAMAHHSAEGYPKRYGIDFYHRFKEDIALFAELGFKTFRLSINWPRIFPNGYDAEPNEEGLRFYDEVFDELLKYNIEPLVTLSHYEMPMSLVLKYNGWAGREVIGHFVRYAETVMSRYKDKVKYWLTFNEINTTIIEPFTGGGIIGDRVDNVMQASYQALHHQFVASSLVTEKARQINPDFQIGCMLARMIHYPATSKPEDVLQAQIDNQLNLLHTDVQVRGSYPRFMARYWAENGITIAMEPGDEQVLREHTVDFISFSYYTSLVSAVNPEEYGVTGGNLYSTIKNPNLERTEWGWQLDPIGLRVALKELYDRYQLPLFVVENGLGAKDTVEAYGSINDDYRIDYLRKHITQMKEAVMDGVDLMGYTNWGAIDIISASTSEMSKRYGVIYVDQDDNGQGTLDRFKKKSFGWYQKVIATNGEDLN; this is encoded by the coding sequence ATGATCAATCGACAAGGGTTTCCAGAAGGTTTTCTCTGGGGCGGCGCTATTGCTGCCAACCAGGCTGAAGGTGGATTTGATGCAGGGGGCAAAGGATGGTCCACGGCGGATATGGTTCCTTATTTTGAGAAGAAAGATTACACCAACCTTAGAGAGCTGATGCACGTGACCAGTGCAACGGTTGAGAAAGCGATGGCTCACCACAGTGCAGAGGGATACCCGAAGCGTTACGGTATTGATTTTTATCACCGCTTCAAAGAGGACATTGCGCTGTTCGCCGAGCTGGGCTTCAAGACATTCCGTCTTTCCATCAACTGGCCGCGCATTTTCCCGAACGGATACGATGCAGAACCGAATGAAGAAGGACTGCGCTTCTATGATGAAGTGTTCGACGAATTGCTCAAGTATAACATCGAACCTCTCGTGACGCTTTCCCACTATGAAATGCCGATGTCACTGGTACTGAAGTACAACGGCTGGGCAGGCCGGGAAGTCATTGGACACTTTGTGAGATACGCCGAAACCGTAATGAGCCGGTACAAAGACAAGGTGAAATACTGGCTGACGTTTAATGAGATCAACACGACCATTATTGAGCCATTCACGGGTGGAGGCATTATCGGAGATCGTGTCGATAACGTGATGCAGGCTTCCTATCAAGCACTTCATCACCAATTCGTTGCCAGCAGTCTGGTTACAGAAAAAGCACGTCAGATTAACCCTGATTTCCAGATTGGATGTATGCTCGCTCGTATGATTCATTACCCTGCAACGTCGAAGCCGGAGGATGTATTGCAAGCTCAAATCGATAACCAGCTGAACCTGCTGCATACCGATGTACAGGTGCGAGGAAGTTATCCAAGGTTCATGGCTCGGTACTGGGCAGAGAACGGAATTACGATTGCCATGGAACCGGGTGACGAGCAAGTCCTGCGTGAGCATACCGTTGATTTCATCTCTTTCAGCTATTATACTTCCCTGGTATCCGCAGTAAATCCGGAAGAATACGGCGTAACGGGCGGCAATCTGTACAGCACAATCAAGAACCCGAACCTCGAGCGTACGGAATGGGGCTGGCAGCTTGATCCGATCGGACTTCGTGTGGCATTGAAAGAGCTGTATGATCGTTACCAACTGCCTTTGTTTGTCGTGGAGAACGGACTCGGTGCCAAAGATACGGTAGAAGCATATGGTTCCATTAACGATGATTATCGGATTGATTATCTGAGAAAACATATTACACAAATGAAAGAAGCGGTCATGGATGGGGTAGACCTCATGGGTTATACCAACTGGGGTGCCATTGATATCATCAGTGCGTCCACTTCGGAAATGTCCAAGCGTTATGGCGTGATCTACGTGGATCAGGACGACAATGGACAAGGCACGTTGGATCGCTTCAAGAAAAAGAGCTTTGGCTGGTATCAAAAGGTTATTGCCACGAATGGCGAAGATCTGAATTAA
- a CDS encoding beta-glucoside-specific PTS transporter subunit IIABC yields MKHQETAQEIIKAVGGTNNINSVYHCVTRLRFDLKNNDKVDNSSLKKLDKVMGTNISGDQFQVIIGNDVSKVFDAMVKEHPAIQQSSENKQAKPEKNKNVILNIFETIAGVFAPMLPAITAAGMLKGLLALFVSVGWMSAGTDTYRILSAIGDGVFHYLPLLIAVSAARKFGSNPFVAIALGTALMYPDMSALLSSGESVAFIGIPVTAVSYASSVIPILLAVWLMSYVEKWVDRVIPAALKLLLVPLITLLVMVPVTLIAIGPLGTFVGSGLSGGINWLLNEGGLIAGIVLGGAMALIIMTGMHYALVPIILSNIATLGFDKFLPLTFISNMGQAGATLGVFFRAKDKKLKTVALSTSFTALMGVTEPAMYGVNMKYKKPFAAAMIGSAVGGGFALAFGAKAYVLAGNGGLPGLPSLIGQTFWYSLGGMILAFVVGAIMSTVFGIKEEEGDAEALAQFSPGASTAPAAAPSSNAATVNVDEMGAPTPTSDAVAIAPMTGKAIALKEVNDPTFGDELMGKGVAFVPTVGELMSPVTGTIMNVFKTKHAIVVRSDNGMELLIHVGINTVKLRGQYFEAHVATGARVQAGDKLLTFELDQIAKEYDITTAMVVTNTTDYKQVLPVKLGAITTGEEVLKAEI; encoded by the coding sequence ATGAAACATCAGGAAACGGCACAGGAAATCATCAAAGCCGTTGGGGGAACCAACAATATCAACTCGGTGTATCATTGCGTCACACGACTGAGATTTGATCTGAAAAATAACGATAAAGTGGACAATAGCTCACTCAAGAAACTGGATAAAGTGATGGGAACGAATATCTCAGGAGATCAATTTCAGGTGATTATCGGGAATGACGTGTCCAAAGTGTTCGATGCTATGGTGAAGGAACATCCGGCAATCCAGCAAAGTTCAGAAAACAAACAGGCTAAACCGGAAAAAAATAAAAATGTGATTCTTAATATTTTTGAGACGATTGCGGGTGTCTTTGCACCCATGCTGCCAGCGATTACAGCTGCGGGTATGCTCAAGGGATTGCTCGCACTGTTCGTATCCGTAGGATGGATGTCCGCTGGAACCGATACGTATCGCATTCTCTCAGCCATTGGTGATGGCGTATTCCATTACCTACCATTACTGATCGCAGTTAGCGCTGCTCGTAAATTCGGCAGTAATCCGTTTGTTGCGATTGCACTAGGCACCGCGCTGATGTATCCGGATATGAGTGCATTGCTCTCCAGCGGTGAGTCGGTTGCCTTTATTGGCATTCCGGTAACAGCTGTCAGTTATGCCTCATCGGTTATTCCGATTTTGCTTGCCGTATGGTTAATGTCCTATGTCGAGAAGTGGGTTGACCGTGTGATTCCGGCAGCACTGAAGTTGCTGCTTGTGCCACTGATCACTTTACTAGTTATGGTTCCGGTAACGCTGATTGCAATTGGTCCACTGGGTACATTTGTAGGTAGTGGATTGTCAGGTGGCATCAACTGGCTGCTAAATGAAGGCGGGTTGATTGCAGGTATTGTCCTTGGCGGCGCGATGGCGCTCATTATTATGACAGGAATGCACTATGCGCTTGTACCAATCATTCTTAGCAATATCGCTACACTGGGCTTCGATAAATTCTTGCCGCTGACGTTCATCTCCAATATGGGGCAGGCCGGAGCGACGTTGGGCGTATTCTTCCGTGCAAAAGACAAAAAGCTTAAAACCGTTGCATTGTCGACCAGCTTTACTGCTTTGATGGGGGTTACTGAACCGGCAATGTACGGCGTGAACATGAAATATAAAAAACCGTTTGCCGCGGCGATGATTGGTAGTGCAGTGGGTGGCGGGTTCGCTCTTGCTTTTGGAGCCAAAGCTTATGTGCTTGCGGGTAACGGTGGTCTTCCGGGTCTGCCTTCCCTGATCGGACAAACCTTCTGGTACTCCCTTGGCGGCATGATTCTTGCCTTTGTGGTAGGTGCAATTATGTCCACAGTGTTCGGGATCAAGGAAGAAGAAGGCGACGCCGAGGCGTTGGCTCAATTCTCACCAGGTGCTTCTACCGCACCAGCGGCAGCACCTTCCAGCAATGCTGCAACCGTGAACGTAGACGAGATGGGCGCTCCAACACCAACAAGTGATGCGGTAGCCATTGCACCGATGACGGGTAAAGCGATCGCACTTAAAGAAGTTAATGATCCAACGTTTGGCGATGAATTGATGGGTAAAGGTGTGGCATTTGTTCCAACGGTGGGCGAACTGATGTCACCAGTTACAGGTACCATCATGAATGTGTTCAAAACGAAACATGCGATCGTGGTCCGCAGTGATAACGGAATGGAGCTTCTGATCCATGTGGGGATCAACACGGTGAAACTGCGCGGACAGTATTTTGAAGCCCATGTCGCTACGGGAGCGCGTGTACAGGCTGGAGATAAATTGCTAACATTTGAACTTGATCAAATCGCCAAGGAATATGACATTACAACGGCGATGGTCGTTACGAATACAACAGATTACAAGCAGGTTCTGCCTGTCAAATTGGGTGCAATTACGACAGGTGAAGAAGTATTAAAAGCCGAAATTTAA